The following are from one region of the Oceanivirga salmonicida genome:
- a CDS encoding SAP domain-containing protein, whose amino-acid sequence MNNRPDFNKSLSKEEFLKHYWYKTELHAICAKHGLPTHGTKAELQEQIINFLNGKRTYNSRLKVTKKRLSNPLKEITLDTHLIRDGFKFNHTARKFFCDYFNVKKFSFTKEMATLLRKAEKENDLDITVKELIQVYINSKQKSKKKIITDEDKTYQWNNFLKEFHKDKKTKSLNNKMLIASFLWKQIRDNPGEKIYTSGLLVKYKQQIQEISYKKNIKK is encoded by the coding sequence ATGAACAATAGACCAGATTTTAATAAATCTTTAAGTAAAGAAGAATTTTTAAAACATTACTGGTATAAAACTGAACTACATGCTATTTGTGCTAAACACGGTCTACCAACACATGGAACTAAGGCTGAATTACAAGAGCAAATCATCAATTTTTTAAATGGTAAAAGAACATATAATTCTAGGTTAAAAGTTACAAAAAAGAGATTAAGTAATCCCTTAAAAGAAATTACACTTGATACTCATTTAATAAGAGATGGTTTTAAATTTAACCATACTGCAAGAAAATTTTTTTGTGATTATTTCAATGTAAAAAAGTTCTCTTTTACAAAAGAAATGGCTACTCTATTACGAAAAGCTGAAAAAGAAAATGACTTAGATATAACTGTAAAAGAACTTATACAAGTATATATCAACTCTAAACAAAAATCTAAGAAAAAAATAATAACCGATGAAGATAAAACATATCAATGGAATAATTTTCTAAAAGAATTTCATAAAGATAAAAAAACAAAATCATTAAATAATAAGATGTTAATTGCATCCTTTTTATGGAAACAAATAAGAGATAATCCTGGTGAAAAAATATATACTAGTGGATTACTAGTTAAATATAAACAACAAATACAAGAGATTTCGTATAAAAAAAATATTAAGAAATAA